The window TGGTGGCTCACCCTGAATGAGCCGCTCGTATTCGCCACCATGGGTTACCTGACGGGCATATGGCCGCCGGGGCACCGGAGGTTCGGGGAAGCGGTGACCGTGGTGCGTCATATGCTCATGGCCCACGCCCGCGCCTACCGGGTCATCAAGGAGCATTTCCCGGCAACGCAGGTGGGGGTGGCTCACCACCTTCGGCCGTTTCACCCCCTTCGTCCCCGCTCCCTGATGGACAGGTGGCTGGCAGCCTTCCTCGACCACGTGTTCAACCGGCTGTTCGTGGAAGCGGTCGAAACCGGCCACGCGGGTTGGCCGGTCTGGGGGTGGTTGTCCCCGGGGAAGCGGGGGGTTGCCGGTCTGGCGGGCAGCCAGGATTTCCTGGGACTGAACTATTACAGCCGGGGGCTGGTGAGATTTGCGGTCAATCTTGCCGCTGCCGCTACCCAGCCTCCGCCTGCCGGGGCGGAAGTGAACCAGCTGGGGTGGGAGGTGTACCCGGAAGGACTCCTGGAAGTGCTGCGCTCGCTGGGCAGCCACGGGAAGCCCATCGTGATTACGGAAAACGGCATTTGCACGGACGATGACGGTCAGCGTGTGCGCTTCATCCAGAGGCACCTGGAGGTTGTCCACCGGGCAATCCGGGAGGGCATTCGCGTGGTGGGTTACTTCTACTGGTCGAGCCACGACAACTTCGAATGGGCGGAAGGGTACCGGGCCCGCTTCGGTCTCATCGGAGTGAACTTTGAAACCCAGGAGCGGACGGCCCGACCCAGTGGCCGCTTCCTGGGGCAGGTGGCCCGCACGGGAGTGTTGCCGCCCCTCGACACGTTGTCCGGATGAGTGCGGAGGCAGGCGGGGCCGCCCGAGGTACCAGGCCCGCAGGGCGTGGGTGGCGTGGTCAATCTTCTGGAGGTGTGGGCGTAGCTTCGGTCAGGGCAGCGTAGAGTGCGGGCTGGCGATGAGCGAACGCGTCGGTACCGGGTACGATGGCTTTGTGGCGGGCCAGGCAGAGGTGAGCCTGGCCCGCTATGCTCTGGTCGGTGCCGGTGAAGGCCTGGGCCAGGATGCGGCCGTCGGGATCCACCACCAGGCTCGCTCCGCGAGCATCTA of the Bacillota bacterium genome contains:
- a CDS encoding family 1 glycosylhydrolase; this encodes MGEALRFPPGFLWGTATSSHQVEGGNVNDWSEWEQRPGRVWGGHRSGRACDQFHLYPRDFAQLGELGFTAHRFSLEWSRIEPEEGRFSQEAVDHYRRVVDACRESGMEPFVTLHHFTNPLWLSRRGGWLNRRVVDWFARYTEVAVRAVGDRVTWWLTLNEPLVFATMGYLTGIWPPGHRRFGEAVTVVRHMLMAHARAYRVIKEHFPATQVGVAHHLRPFHPLRPRSLMDRWLAAFLDHVFNRLFVEAVETGHAGWPVWGWLSPGKRGVAGLAGSQDFLGLNYYSRGLVRFAVNLAAAATQPPPAGAEVNQLGWEVYPEGLLEVLRSLGSHGKPIVITENGICTDDDGQRVRFIQRHLEVVHRAIREGIRVVGYFYWSSHDNFEWAEGYRARFGLIGVNFETQERTARPSGRFLGQVARTGVLPPLDTLSG